A genomic window from Acinetobacter lwoffii includes:
- a CDS encoding DUF2157 domain-containing protein, whose amino-acid sequence MSRTVPSPDRPFSPLLFIQPAVIQILQIIGLALIAVSIVYLLAANWWMLPKFIQLFIPQILLLGSALLSVCFAAREKLRQSLDTVSGLMLGLSLAVIGQIYQTGADSYQLFLLWALLLLPWLYRLNIGIFALFCVVSQLALYFYFKQSFWLVRAETLYLLGLNLLTGLSMIYALRYYPVLRYLFIAVVVLISVVSMFRFIDSDSIWYLASVLVLPVLFSVYFYTRKQQLETSLLVAGLALSFSVLIFDLTQQYLQDSAAGLLVLALLIFSWFAAITGLLIKLLPKSRFSVIPLALGAWIAGVILAILLLTYWESFSILMGIIFIAVAWWLIRSKPSVFLRQLAYCLWVCGQAAVLIHTQLLTESLLLIWLIQVGITLLTIMSRMHWLVVLLQLLLAHILGIAVLVEQHAFFQDQRLLTWIMLLNYSVLTVALITARYWLASAYAKSVNLWMISILAVTAIFQCLLQFGVAQQLQPRGMDEAIIFYILPALWLLSFVAIHLKQFSWIQLWLIPAAGILLIALGYFEIFIILVFMAWAMVNQQRLMQALSILLLIFWLWLLYYNLGLSFLFKSVSIFASGVLVLFLAYVWSSPKFQLKAGVAS is encoded by the coding sequence ATGTCCAGAACAGTACCATCGCCAGATCGTCCATTTTCCCCGCTGTTATTTATTCAACCTGCTGTGATTCAAATTCTTCAAATCATTGGGCTGGCGCTGATCGCTGTCAGTATCGTGTATCTGCTGGCAGCAAACTGGTGGATGCTTCCCAAATTCATCCAGCTGTTTATTCCTCAAATTTTATTGCTGGGTTCGGCATTGCTGAGTGTGTGTTTCGCTGCGCGGGAAAAGTTAAGACAAAGTCTGGATACTGTATCGGGTCTAATGTTGGGCTTAAGTCTGGCCGTGATTGGACAGATTTATCAGACGGGTGCTGACAGTTATCAGTTATTTCTGCTTTGGGCTTTACTGTTGCTGCCTTGGCTGTATCGGCTGAATATTGGGATCTTTGCATTATTTTGTGTGGTCAGCCAACTAGCACTCTATTTTTATTTTAAACAAAGCTTTTGGTTGGTGCGTGCTGAAACTCTTTATTTGCTCGGTCTGAATCTTTTGACAGGGCTAAGTATGATCTATGCCTTACGTTATTATCCGGTTTTACGCTATCTGTTTATCGCCGTCGTGGTGCTCATTTCGGTAGTGAGTATGTTCCGGTTTATCGACTCGGATTCGATCTGGTATTTGGCTTCGGTGCTGGTTCTGCCTGTTTTATTCAGTGTTTATTTCTATACCCGAAAGCAACAGCTTGAAACCAGTTTGCTTGTTGCAGGACTGGCCCTGAGTTTTAGTGTTCTCATTTTTGATCTCACTCAGCAATATTTACAGGATTCTGCCGCTGGCTTATTGGTACTAGCTTTGCTGATATTCAGCTGGTTTGCAGCTATTACCGGTCTGCTGATCAAGCTGTTGCCCAAGAGCCGATTTTCGGTCATTCCACTGGCCCTTGGCGCATGGATTGCTGGTGTGATCTTAGCCATCTTGTTGCTGACTTATTGGGAAAGTTTTTCGATTCTGATGGGAATCATTTTTATCGCGGTCGCCTGGTGGTTGATTCGTAGCAAGCCCTCAGTTTTTCTGCGACAATTGGCTTATTGTTTATGGGTTTGCGGTCAGGCCGCGGTATTGATTCATACTCAATTACTCACAGAGAGCCTATTGCTGATCTGGCTGATACAGGTCGGCATTACGCTGCTGACTATCATGAGTCGTATGCATTGGCTGGTGGTACTGTTGCAACTGTTACTCGCACATATACTGGGAATTGCAGTTCTGGTCGAGCAACATGCATTTTTTCAGGATCAGCGCCTGCTGACGTGGATCATGCTGCTGAATTACAGTGTTCTGACTGTGGCTTTGATTACTGCGAGATACTGGCTCGCTTCAGCTTATGCCAAAAGCGTGAATTTATGGATGATCAGTATTTTGGCGGTGACGGCTATTTTTCAATGCCTGCTGCAATTTGGTGTGGCTCAGCAATTGCAGCCTCGCGGTATGGATGAAGCGATTATTTTCTATATTTTGCCAGCGCTCTGGCTATTGAGTTTTGTAGCGATTCATCTCAAGCAATTTTCATGGATTCAACTCTGGCTGATTCCTGCCGCGGGAATTCTGCTGATTGCATTGGGTTACTTTGAAATTTTTATCATTCTGGTATTTATGGCCTGGGCCATGGTGAATCAACAACGATTGATGCAAGCCTTGAGCATTTTGCTGCTGATCTTCTGGTTGTGGTTGCTGTATTACAATCTGGGACTCAGCTTTTTATTTAAAAGTGTCAGTATTTTTGCCTCAGGTGTGCTGGTGTTGTTTCTGGCCTATGTGTGGAGTTCACCGAAGTTTCAGCTGAAAGCAGGAGTAGCCTCATGA
- a CDS encoding GDYXXLXY domain-containing protein, which translates to MKKFLALHLSIFSIALFVGLIVQHEWHLAKSDSIFVELAPVDPRSILQGDYMALNYDLHFSAVAARNGSEQPVSDIWIEDFENQSHVMSYVQLDQQRRVIKTSFDQSTLNQSERSARLMLKNPRNTFEALYPAANSFMFAEGLEPCYRNAKFAELKVKENGKALLFDLLDQQLKPLNCESSKSWREGS; encoded by the coding sequence ATGAAAAAGTTTCTGGCGCTGCACCTGAGTATTTTTAGTATTGCTTTATTCGTAGGTTTAATTGTCCAGCATGAATGGCATCTGGCCAAAAGTGACAGCATCTTTGTAGAGTTAGCGCCAGTCGATCCGCGTTCGATCCTGCAAGGGGATTATATGGCACTGAACTATGATCTGCATTTTAGCGCAGTGGCAGCGAGGAATGGTTCCGAACAGCCTGTTTCTGACATCTGGATTGAAGATTTTGAAAATCAATCGCATGTGATGAGTTATGTGCAGCTGGATCAGCAGCGCAGAGTCATCAAAACCAGTTTTGATCAAAGCACATTAAATCAGTCGGAACGTTCAGCCCGATTAATGCTGAAAAACCCACGCAATACTTTTGAGGCTTTATATCCTGCTGCTAACAGTTTCATGTTCGCCGAAGGCCTGGAGCCTTGTTATCGTAATGCCAAATTTGCAGAGCTGAAAGTGAAGGAAAATGGTAAGGCCTTGTTATTTGATTTGCTGGATCAACAATTAAAACCTTTAAACTGTGAAAGCTCTAAAAGCTGGCGAGAGGGCAGTTAA
- the panD gene encoding aspartate 1-decarboxylase: MLSRLLKCKIHRAHVTHAELHYEGSCAIDGVLMDLAGIREYEEIHVWNVTNGKRFATYAIRGEDNSGIISVNGGAAHQADVGDIVIIATFGDFTEAEANAHQPRLVYANPNNTVSHTANCIPVQVA, translated from the coding sequence ATGCTATCTCGTTTATTAAAATGCAAAATTCACCGCGCTCACGTTACACATGCAGAACTACACTATGAAGGTTCATGTGCAATTGATGGCGTTTTGATGGATTTGGCTGGCATTCGTGAATACGAAGAAATTCATGTGTGGAACGTGACCAATGGTAAACGTTTTGCAACTTATGCAATTCGTGGCGAAGACAATTCAGGCATTATTTCAGTGAATGGTGGCGCTGCACATCAGGCCGATGTAGGCGATATCGTGATTATTGCAACCTTTGGCGATTTCACTGAAGCTGAAGCGAATGCCCATCAGCCTCGTTTGGTTTATGCTAACCCAAACAATACAGTCAGCCACACTGCCAACTGTATTCCGGTACAAGTTGCATAA